The following proteins are encoded in a genomic region of Dyadobacter sp. UC 10:
- a CDS encoding DUF2911 domain-containing protein produces MKKNIFLSLLLICIAFTSQAQKFKGLDKSPRDIAYFPDGFAHDRKDGDKALVKVSYSRPFLKGREIFGKQEPYGKVWRVGADEATEIRFYQDATFGDKKVKAGTYSLFAIPNAKEWTLILSSDVDYWGAYKYKEANDVARVTVPVKAADAPIENFSIVFEKTSEKAGKMFMGWEKSIVEVPVSF; encoded by the coding sequence ATGAAAAAGAACATTTTCCTGTCCCTGTTGCTCATTTGTATCGCATTCACTTCGCAAGCCCAGAAATTCAAAGGTTTGGATAAGAGTCCGCGCGATATCGCCTACTTTCCTGACGGATTTGCACACGACCGTAAAGACGGTGATAAAGCACTTGTGAAAGTTTCATACAGCCGCCCATTCCTGAAAGGCCGGGAAATATTTGGCAAGCAGGAACCTTATGGTAAAGTATGGCGGGTAGGTGCGGATGAAGCTACCGAAATCAGATTCTACCAGGATGCGACTTTTGGTGATAAGAAAGTGAAAGCAGGTACATATTCCTTATTCGCTATTCCAAATGCAAAAGAGTGGACGCTGATCCTGAGCTCGGACGTGGATTACTGGGGCGCTTATAAGTATAAGGAAGCCAATGATGTGGCCCGCGTAACAGTTCCGGTTAAAGCCGCAGACGCACCAATCGAAAACTTCTCAATTGTATTTGAAAAAACATCCGAAAAAGCGGGGAAGATGTTTATGGGCTGGGAAAAGTCGATAGTGGAAGTGCCGGTATCATTCTGA
- a CDS encoding PQQ-dependent sugar dehydrogenase, with protein sequence MKTNQFALFCLLTGFSIAGCNSKVSEKEKEAARQEGPDSVATLTDNLNLPAPFETKSVEHRPEEAGWPEGKMPTAPAGFTVTKFADKLESPRWSYIAPNGDIFVAESGTQKSADRITLLRDVNKDGKPEMREIFMEKLKRPLGMLVLNNYFYVANTDGLYRYPYKLGETRITGKGQKIVELPAGGYNNHWTRNLIANADGSKIYISVGSASNVADHGIEEEKRRANILEVNPDGTGERIYASGLRNPVGMDWAPGTNTLWTAVNERDKLGDELVPDYITSVKEGGFYGWPYAYFGPNEDPRRKGENPELVAKTIVPDVPVGSHTASLGLAFYDKTKFPAKYHHGAFVGQHGSWNRSTLAGYKVVFVPFKDGKPAGKPEDFLTGFVESEKKVYGRPAGVTVMDDGSLLVNDDSGGTIWRVAAR encoded by the coding sequence ATGAAGACCAACCAATTCGCCCTGTTTTGCTTGCTGACCGGATTTTCCATTGCCGGCTGTAACAGCAAGGTAAGTGAAAAAGAAAAAGAAGCTGCCCGGCAGGAAGGTCCGGATTCTGTTGCCACCCTGACCGACAACCTCAACTTACCGGCTCCATTTGAAACTAAATCCGTTGAACACAGGCCCGAGGAGGCAGGTTGGCCGGAAGGAAAAATGCCCACAGCGCCTGCCGGATTCACGGTAACCAAGTTTGCCGACAAACTGGAAAGTCCGAGGTGGAGCTACATTGCACCCAATGGGGATATATTCGTAGCCGAATCGGGGACACAAAAAAGTGCAGACAGGATCACTTTGCTGCGCGATGTGAATAAGGACGGTAAGCCGGAAATGCGCGAAATTTTCATGGAAAAGCTGAAACGGCCGCTCGGGATGCTGGTATTAAACAATTATTTCTATGTAGCCAATACGGATGGATTGTATCGGTATCCTTACAAATTGGGAGAAACCAGGATTACGGGCAAAGGGCAGAAGATCGTTGAGCTGCCGGCTGGCGGCTACAATAACCACTGGACCAGGAATTTGATTGCCAATGCCGATGGTTCCAAAATTTACATTTCGGTAGGTTCCGCAAGTAACGTAGCTGACCATGGAATTGAGGAGGAAAAGCGCAGGGCGAATATTCTGGAAGTCAACCCTGATGGGACCGGTGAAAGAATTTATGCCAGCGGTTTGAGAAATCCGGTCGGAATGGACTGGGCACCTGGTACCAATACGCTTTGGACTGCTGTGAATGAAAGAGATAAGCTGGGCGATGAGCTGGTACCGGATTACATCACCAGCGTGAAGGAAGGCGGATTTTATGGCTGGCCTTATGCCTATTTTGGCCCAAACGAAGACCCGAGAAGGAAAGGTGAAAACCCGGAACTGGTGGCAAAAACGATTGTGCCCGACGTGCCGGTAGGTTCACATACCGCTTCATTGGGACTGGCTTTTTACGACAAAACCAAATTTCCAGCCAAATACCATCATGGAGCTTTCGTTGGCCAGCACGGTTCCTGGAACCGGTCGACGTTGGCTGGTTACAAGGTGGTTTTCGTTCCTTTTAAAGATGGAAAGCCGGCCGGGAAGCCAGAGGATTTTTTAACCGGATTTGTAGAAAGCGAAAAGAAAGTATACGGCAGGCCGGCTGGCGTAACGGTGATGGATGACGGTTCTTTGCTGGTAAACGATGATTCAGGCGGTACGATCTGGCGTGTTGCTGCCCGGTAA
- a CDS encoding TetR/AcrR family transcriptional regulator has product MSKAERTRQFIIEKTAPIFNVKGYAGTSLNDMISATGLTKGSIYGNFENKDEVALAAFDHNLKCMFAAVNAEMNKKATAREKLLVYVDIYENFLHHPFPAGGCPILNTSTEADDTHPMLREKASDAITNWKNAIAGLIKKGIANNEFSGHIDPEETAIAIVALIEGGIMIGKVTGKLTYRKAIMKSVQKMIDDLA; this is encoded by the coding sequence ATGAGCAAAGCAGAACGGACACGGCAATTTATCATCGAAAAAACGGCACCCATATTCAATGTAAAGGGATATGCCGGAACCTCCCTCAATGATATGATCAGTGCAACCGGGCTTACGAAAGGCAGCATTTATGGAAATTTCGAAAATAAGGATGAGGTAGCATTAGCTGCATTTGACCATAATCTGAAATGTATGTTTGCTGCAGTAAATGCTGAGATGAACAAAAAAGCTACCGCCAGGGAGAAACTGCTCGTTTACGTTGACATTTATGAAAATTTTCTCCACCATCCTTTTCCCGCCGGCGGCTGCCCGATCCTGAATACCTCTACCGAGGCCGACGATACCCACCCGATGCTGCGCGAAAAGGCCTCAGATGCTATCACCAACTGGAAAAACGCCATTGCAGGGCTGATAAAAAAAGGAATTGCCAATAATGAGTTCAGCGGCCACATTGATCCGGAAGAGACTGCAATTGCAATCGTTGCATTGATCGAAGGCGGGATTATGATTGGAAAGGTAACTGGTAAGCTGACTTACCGGAAGGCGATCATGAAGTCGGTGCAAAAGATGATAGATGATTTGGCATAA
- a CDS encoding SDR family oxidoreductase, with amino-acid sequence MKTTGNTILITGGSAGIGFEIAKAFSERGNHVIITGRDKGRLENAAAKLENVTAVVSDVTSAPDVNALVARLKNDFPQLNVLINNAGRAAYYELAEGKDAGQIAEDEMLTNYLSIIRLTDALLPQLKSVGEAAIVNVSSIAALVPNHIIPTYGASKAALHSYTQSLRISLGKSTSIKVFELLPPLVNTDFSQEIGGVNGIPPKQVADDLLEAFESDTQEIRVGRTAQLFELFLNSPSDALRAMNPGLELA; translated from the coding sequence ATGAAAACTACCGGAAACACTATTTTGATCACAGGCGGAAGCGCCGGGATTGGATTTGAAATCGCCAAAGCTTTTTCAGAACGCGGCAATCATGTAATAATCACTGGCCGCGACAAAGGTCGGCTGGAAAATGCGGCGGCCAAACTTGAAAACGTTACTGCGGTGGTATCCGATGTGACCAGTGCGCCAGATGTCAACGCCCTCGTGGCCAGGCTCAAAAACGACTTTCCGCAGCTGAATGTTTTAATCAATAATGCAGGTAGGGCAGCATATTATGAATTGGCCGAAGGAAAGGATGCGGGTCAAATAGCGGAAGACGAAATGCTGACCAATTATTTATCCATTATCCGGCTGACCGACGCACTCTTGCCGCAATTAAAGTCAGTGGGTGAAGCGGCGATCGTGAATGTATCGAGTATCGCAGCATTGGTCCCCAACCACATTATTCCGACCTATGGCGCCAGCAAGGCTGCTTTGCATTCGTACACTCAGTCACTGCGGATTTCGCTTGGTAAAAGTACCTCGATCAAAGTATTCGAACTGTTGCCTCCACTCGTCAATACCGATTTTTCCCAGGAAATAGGCGGGGTGAACGGTATCCCTCCCAAACAGGTTGCCGACGACTTGCTGGAAGCTTTTGAAAGCGATACACAGGAAATAAGGGTAGGACGGACCGCACAATTGTTCGAGCTGTTTTTGAATTCACCCTCCGACGCGCTTCGGGCCATGAATCCCGGACTTGAACTGGCGTGA
- a CDS encoding DUF2798 domain-containing protein has protein sequence MRQKIAFALIMGVITTGIISFTLISINIGFVANFLVIWLKSWGMAYFVVIPAILIIGPQVQKWVGTMFQDPVTEEFE, from the coding sequence ATGAGACAGAAAATCGCATTTGCATTGATCATGGGGGTCATTACGACGGGTATAATTTCCTTTACTTTGATTTCTATAAATATTGGATTTGTTGCCAATTTTTTGGTGATTTGGCTGAAATCTTGGGGCATGGCCTACTTTGTCGTTATTCCTGCGATACTGATTATTGGTCCGCAGGTGCAAAAGTGGGTAGGTACGATGTTTCAAGATCCAGTGACTGAGGAGTTTGAGTAA